A window of Pseudomonas monteilii contains these coding sequences:
- the ssuB gene encoding aliphatic sulfonate ABC transporter ATP-binding protein (part of the ABC type transport system SsuABC for aliphatic sulfonates; with SsuA being the periplasmic substrate-binding subunit, SsuB the ATP-binding subunit and SsuC the permease): MTSLTERPPHLLRGIPLASRGLRKTFGKREVLRGIDLQIPAGQFVAIVGRSGCGKSTLLRLLAGLDQPSAGQLLAGAAPLEEARDDTRLMFQDARLLPWKKVIDNVGLGLSGDWRPRALDALASVGLAERAQEWPAALSGGQKQRVALARALIHQPRLLLLDEPLGALDALTRIEMQQLIERLWHTHGFTVLLVTHDVHEAVAVADRVILIEDGEVGLDLTIDLPRPRVHGSHRLAALESQVLERVLSLPGNPPEPDPVAPLPTQLRWAH, translated from the coding sequence ATGACCTCGCTGACGGAACGACCCCCGCACCTGTTGCGCGGTATTCCCCTGGCCTCCCGTGGCCTGCGCAAGACATTCGGCAAGCGCGAGGTGCTGCGCGGCATCGACCTGCAGATCCCGGCCGGCCAGTTCGTCGCCATCGTCGGGCGCAGCGGCTGCGGCAAGAGCACGCTGCTGCGCCTGCTGGCCGGGCTGGACCAGCCCAGCGCAGGCCAGTTGCTGGCCGGTGCCGCGCCGTTGGAGGAGGCCCGCGATGACACGCGCCTGATGTTCCAGGACGCGCGCCTGCTGCCTTGGAAGAAAGTCATCGACAACGTCGGCCTGGGCCTGTCCGGCGACTGGCGCCCCCGTGCGCTGGACGCCCTGGCCTCGGTCGGTCTGGCCGAACGGGCTCAGGAATGGCCGGCGGCCTTGTCCGGCGGCCAGAAGCAGCGTGTGGCCCTGGCCCGCGCCTTGATCCACCAACCGCGCCTGCTGCTGCTCGACGAACCCCTGGGCGCCCTGGATGCCCTGACCCGCATCGAGATGCAGCAACTGATCGAACGCCTGTGGCACACCCATGGCTTCACCGTGCTGCTGGTGACCCACGACGTCCACGAAGCCGTGGCCGTGGCCGACCGCGTCATCCTCATCGAGGACGGCGAAGTCGGTCTGGACCTGACCATCGATCTGCCACGCCCACGGGTACACGGCTCGCATCGCCTGGCGGCGCTGGAAAGCCAGGTGCTCGAGCGCGTCCTGTCGCTGCCGGGCAACCCCCCGGAACCGGATCCTGTCGCCCCCCTGCCCACGCAACTGCGCTGGGCTCACTGA
- a CDS encoding RNA-binding transcriptional accessory protein yields the protein MDSINSRIAEELGVRPQQVEAAVTLLDEGSTVPFIARYRKEVTGSLDDTQLRHLEERLRYLRELDERRASILASIQEQGKLTPELTREINLADTKTRLEDLYLPYKQKRRTKGQIALEAGLGELADGLFADPQLTPEAEAARFVDADKGVADVKAALEGAKYILMERFAEDAGLLEKLRTFLKQEAVLSARLVAGKEEEGAKFRDYFAHDELLRSVPSHRALAIFRGRNEGMLSAALKVGEELPGTLHPCEVMIGEHVGVANRGRPADKWLGEVVRWTWKVKLYTHLETDLFGELRERAEGEAIDVFAHNLHDLLLAAPAGPRATLGLDPGLRTGCKVAVVDRTGKLLDTATVYPHVPKNDWDRTLVVLAALCAKHSVELIAIGNGTASRETDKLAAELIKKYPALKMTKVMVSEAGASVYSASEQAAREFPELDVSLRGAVSIARRLQDPLAELVKIDPKSIGVGQYQHDVSQVKLARGLDAVVEDCVNAVGVDVNTASVALLARISGLNATLAHNIVAHRDANGPFATRAALKKVSRLGEKTFEQAAGFLRVMNGDNPLDASAVHPEAYPLVQRIAATTDRDIRSLIGDSGFLKRLDPKRFTDETFGLPTVTDILQELDKPGRDPRPEFKTATFQDGVEDLKDLQPGMILEGVVTNVTNFGAFVDVGVHQDGLVHISALSEKFVKDPREAVKAGDVVKVKVMEVDIPRKRVGLSMRMSDTPGEKVEGQRGGRSGAPSGGRAAQPARQRETPAPANNAMAALFANAKSLKKK from the coding sequence ATGGACAGCATCAACAGCCGTATCGCCGAGGAACTGGGCGTACGCCCGCAGCAGGTCGAGGCGGCCGTCACCCTGTTGGACGAAGGTTCGACCGTGCCCTTCATCGCGCGCTACCGCAAAGAGGTGACGGGCAGCCTGGACGACACCCAGCTGCGTCACCTGGAAGAGCGCCTGCGCTACCTGCGCGAACTCGACGAGCGCCGCGCCAGCATCCTGGCCAGCATCCAGGAGCAGGGCAAGCTGACGCCCGAGCTGACCCGCGAGATCAACCTGGCCGACACCAAGACCCGTCTCGAAGACCTCTACCTGCCGTACAAGCAGAAGCGCCGCACCAAGGGCCAGATCGCCCTCGAGGCGGGCCTCGGCGAGCTGGCCGACGGCCTGTTCGCCGATCCGCAGCTGACCCCGGAGGCCGAAGCGGCGCGCTTCGTCGACGCCGACAAGGGCGTGGCCGACGTCAAGGCCGCCCTCGAAGGCGCCAAGTACATCCTCATGGAGCGCTTCGCCGAGGATGCCGGGCTGCTCGAGAAGCTGCGCACCTTCCTCAAGCAGGAGGCGGTGCTCAGCGCCCGCCTGGTCGCCGGCAAGGAAGAAGAAGGCGCCAAGTTCCGCGACTATTTCGCCCATGACGAGCTGCTGCGCAGCGTACCGTCGCACCGTGCCCTGGCGATCTTCCGCGGGCGCAACGAAGGCATGTTGAGCGCCGCGCTCAAGGTCGGCGAGGAACTGCCTGGCACCCTGCACCCGTGCGAGGTGATGATCGGCGAGCACGTCGGCGTGGCCAACCGCGGCCGTCCGGCCGACAAATGGCTGGGCGAGGTGGTGCGCTGGACCTGGAAGGTCAAGCTCTACACCCACCTGGAGACCGATCTGTTCGGCGAGCTGCGCGAGCGCGCCGAGGGCGAAGCCATCGACGTGTTCGCCCACAACCTGCACGACCTGCTGCTGGCCGCCCCTGCCGGGCCGCGTGCCACGCTCGGGCTGGACCCGGGGCTGCGCACCGGCTGCAAGGTCGCGGTGGTCGACCGCACCGGCAAGCTGCTCGACACGGCCACCGTCTACCCGCACGTGCCGAAGAACGACTGGGACCGCACCCTGGTCGTGCTCGCGGCCCTGTGCGCCAAGCACTCGGTCGAGCTGATCGCCATCGGCAACGGCACCGCCAGCCGCGAGACGGACAAGCTGGCCGCCGAGCTGATCAAGAAGTACCCCGCCCTGAAGATGACCAAGGTCATGGTCTCGGAGGCCGGCGCGTCGGTGTATTCGGCCTCGGAGCAGGCCGCCCGTGAATTCCCCGAGCTGGACGTGTCGCTGCGTGGCGCGGTGTCGATCGCCCGCCGCCTGCAGGATCCGCTCGCCGAGCTGGTGAAGATCGATCCCAAGTCGATCGGCGTCGGCCAGTACCAGCACGACGTGTCCCAGGTGAAACTGGCCCGTGGCCTGGACGCGGTGGTCGAGGACTGCGTGAACGCCGTGGGCGTCGACGTGAACACCGCCTCGGTCGCCCTGCTGGCACGCATCTCCGGCCTCAATGCGACCCTGGCGCACAACATCGTCGCGCACCGTGACGCCAACGGGCCGTTCGCGACCCGTGCAGCCTTGAAGAAGGTCAGCCGCCTGGGCGAGAAGACCTTCGAGCAGGCCGCCGGCTTCCTGCGCGTGATGAACGGCGACAACCCGCTGGACGCATCGGCCGTGCACCCGGAAGCCTACCCGCTGGTCCAGCGCATCGCCGCCACCACCGACCGCGACATCCGCTCGCTGATCGGCGACAGCGGCTTCCTCAAGCGTCTCGACCCCAAGCGCTTCACCGACGAGACCTTCGGCCTGCCGACGGTCACCGACATCCTTCAGGAACTAGACAAGCCAGGCCGTGACCCACGCCCGGAGTTCAAGACCGCCACCTTCCAGGACGGCGTGGAAGACCTCAAGGACCTCCAGCCCGGCATGATCCTCGAGGGCGTGGTGACCAACGTGACCAACTTCGGCGCCTTCGTCGATGTGGGTGTTCACCAGGACGGTCTGGTGCACATTTCGGCGTTGTCCGAAAAGTTCGTCAAGGACCCGCGCGAGGCGGTCAAGGCCGGCGACGTGGTCAAGGTCAAGGTCATGGAAGTGGACATTCCGCGCAAGCGCGTGGGGCTCTCCATGCGCATGAGCGACACCCCGGGTGAGAAGGTCGAAGGCCAGCGCGGCGGCCGCAGCGGTGCCCCGTCAGGCGGGCGCGCCGCGCAACCGGCCCGTCAGCGCGAGACGCCGGCCCCTGCCAACAATGCCATGGCGGCGCTGTTCGCCAATGCCAAGTCGTTGAAGAAGAAGTGA
- a CDS encoding peroxidase, whose amino-acid sequence MSLKLGDIAPDFEQDSSAGRIRFHEWLGDSWGVLFSHPADFTPVCTTELGLTAKLKDEFAKRDVKAIALSVDPVDSHHGWIKDINETQNTVVDFPILADADRKVSDLYDLIHPNANDTLTVRSLFVIDPNKKVRLTITYPASTGRNFNEILRVIDSLQLTDSHKVATPANWQDGDEVVIVPSLKDEDEIRQRFPKGYRAVKPYLRLTPQPNR is encoded by the coding sequence ATGAGCCTCAAACTGGGCGACATCGCCCCCGACTTCGAGCAGGACTCCAGCGCCGGCAGGATTCGCTTCCACGAATGGCTCGGCGACAGCTGGGGCGTGCTGTTCTCGCACCCGGCGGACTTCACCCCAGTGTGCACCACCGAGCTGGGCCTGACCGCCAAGTTGAAAGACGAGTTCGCCAAGCGCGACGTCAAGGCCATTGCCTTGTCGGTCGATCCGGTCGATTCCCACCACGGCTGGATCAAGGACATCAACGAAACGCAGAACACCGTCGTCGATTTCCCGATCCTGGCCGATGCCGATCGCAAGGTCTCCGACCTCTACGACCTGATCCACCCGAATGCCAATGACACGCTGACCGTGCGCTCGTTGTTCGTGATCGACCCGAACAAGAAGGTCCGCCTGACCATCACCTATCCGGCCAGTACCGGACGCAACTTCAACGAGATCCTTCGGGTGATCGATTCGCTGCAGCTGACCGACAGCCACAAGGTCGCCACGCCCGCCAACTGGCAGGACGGTGACGAGGTGGTGATCGTGCCATCGCTCAAGGACGAAGACGAGATTCGCCAGCGCTTTCCCAAAGGGTATCGCGCCGTCAAACCTTACTTGCGTCTGACGCCGCAACCCAACCGGTGA
- the ssuC gene encoding alkanesulfonate transporter permease subunit (part of the ABC type transport system for alkanesulfonate SsuABC; SsuB the ATP-binding subunit and SsuC the permease) produces the protein MSRSSNTTWGQRLAPWALPVLLLAVWQLAVSAGWLSTRILPAPSAVISAGVELFRSGEIWTHLAISGWRAALGFLIGGSIGLLLGFITGLSNWGERLLDSSVQMIRNVPHLALIPLVILWFGIDESAKIFLVALGTLFPIYLNTYHGIRNVDPALVEMARSYGLSGFGLFRQVILPGALPSILVGVRFALGFMWLTLIVAETISANAGIGYLAMNAREFLQTDVVVLAIVLYAVLGKLADLAARGLERAWLRWHPAYQPAKKEGA, from the coding sequence ATGAGTCGTTCGAGCAACACCACCTGGGGTCAGCGCCTGGCGCCATGGGCACTGCCCGTGCTGCTGCTGGCCGTCTGGCAGCTGGCGGTCAGCGCCGGCTGGCTGTCGACCCGCATCCTGCCGGCGCCCAGCGCCGTGATCAGTGCAGGCGTCGAGCTGTTTCGCAGTGGCGAGATCTGGACCCACCTGGCCATCAGCGGCTGGCGGGCGGCCCTGGGCTTTCTGATCGGCGGCAGCATCGGCCTGCTGCTGGGGTTCATCACCGGCCTGTCGAACTGGGGCGAGCGCCTGCTCGACAGCTCGGTGCAGATGATCCGCAACGTGCCGCACCTGGCGCTGATCCCGCTGGTGATCCTGTGGTTCGGCATCGACGAGTCGGCGAAGATCTTTCTGGTCGCGCTGGGCACGTTGTTCCCGATCTACCTGAACACCTACCACGGTATCCGCAACGTCGACCCGGCGCTGGTGGAGATGGCGCGCAGCTACGGCCTGTCCGGGTTCGGCCTGTTCCGGCAGGTGATCCTGCCGGGCGCGCTGCCCTCGATCCTGGTCGGGGTGCGCTTCGCCCTCGGCTTCATGTGGTTGACCCTGATCGTGGCCGAGACCATTTCCGCCAACGCGGGGATCGGCTACCTGGCGATGAATGCCCGTGAATTCCTGCAGACCGACGTCGTAGTGCTGGCGATCGTGCTGTACGCCGTGCTGGGCAAGCTGGCCGACCTGGCCGCGCGTGGCCTGGAGCGCGCCTGGTTGCGCTGGCACCCGGCCTATCAACCTGCGAAGAAGGAGGGCGCATGA
- a CDS encoding ABC transporter substrate-binding protein gives MRTVFVRRGLVALFAAAVSFGAITQAQAETLRIGYQKYGTLVLLKAKGTLEKRLAAQGVDVQWTEFPGGPQLLEGLNVGSIDFGVTGETPPVFAQAAGADLVYVAYEPPAPHSEAILVPKDSPIQSVQALKGKKVALNKGSNVHYLLVRALEDAGLTYRDIQPVYLPPADARAAFERGSVDAWVIWDPYQAAAEQQLQARTLRDGEHLVDNHQFYLATRGYATQHPAVVSALIDEVRAVGEWSQANPQQVTDQVAPLLGLPADITLTSVKRQGYGAAPLTPEVVAAQQKIADTFHTLKLIPKPLSIRDVIWTPPAKVASAP, from the coding sequence ATGCGCACCGTCTTCGTGCGTCGTGGTCTGGTCGCCCTGTTCGCGGCGGCCGTGTCCTTCGGCGCGATCACCCAGGCCCAGGCAGAGACCCTGCGCATCGGCTACCAGAAATACGGCACCTTGGTGCTGCTCAAGGCCAAGGGCACGCTGGAAAAGCGCCTGGCCGCCCAAGGCGTCGACGTGCAGTGGACGGAGTTCCCAGGCGGCCCGCAGCTGCTGGAAGGGCTGAACGTGGGCTCCATCGATTTCGGCGTGACGGGCGAGACGCCACCGGTGTTCGCCCAGGCCGCCGGGGCCGATCTGGTCTATGTGGCCTACGAGCCGCCCGCGCCCCACAGCGAGGCCATTCTGGTGCCCAAGGACTCGCCCATCCAGTCGGTGCAGGCGCTCAAGGGCAAGAAGGTCGCCCTGAACAAGGGCTCCAACGTGCACTACCTGCTGGTGCGTGCCCTCGAGGACGCCGGCCTGACCTACCGCGACATCCAGCCGGTCTACCTGCCACCTGCCGACGCGCGTGCGGCGTTCGAGCGCGGCAGCGTCGACGCCTGGGTCATCTGGGATCCTTACCAGGCGGCCGCCGAGCAGCAATTGCAGGCCCGCACCCTGCGTGATGGCGAGCACCTGGTCGACAACCATCAGTTCTACCTGGCGACCCGCGGGTATGCGACCCAGCACCCGGCCGTGGTCAGTGCCCTGATCGACGAAGTCCGCGCGGTGGGCGAGTGGTCCCAGGCCAACCCCCAGCAGGTGACCGACCAGGTCGCGCCGCTGCTCGGGCTGCCTGCCGACATCACGCTCACTTCGGTCAAGCGCCAGGGCTACGGCGCTGCGCCGCTCACGCCCGAGGTGGTCGCCGCGCAACAGAAGATCGCCGACACCTTCCACACTTTGAAGCTGATCCCCAAGCCCTTGAGCATCCGCGACGTGATCTGGACACCCCCTGCCAAGGTCGCCAGCGCGCCTTGA
- a CDS encoding glutamate--cysteine ligase: protein MKEYILSDLFNRRLSLLGAHLPLLKQCLHGIEREGLRVTDEGRLAQTPHPEALGSALTNEQITTDYSESLLEFITPALADPAEVLEKLDQIHRFVYSKLYNEYLWSPSMPCTLPTEENIPIAEYGSSNLGKLKHVYRKGLALRYGRTMQCIAGIHYNFSLPEALWPLLRDGQDTGQSDRDFQSSAYIALIRNFRRYSWLLMYLFGASPALDAGFLRDRAHSLETFDANTLYLPFATSLRMSDLGYQSNAQAGLTPCYNNLASYTDSLRRAVATPYPPYVEVGTHQDGDWVQLNTNILQIENEYYSNIRPKRVTYPGERPIQALMARGVQYIEVRCLDINPLLPVGIDLTEARFLDAFLLYCALQDSPLFEGDECQTCTQNFLSVVKEGRRPGLELRRGEASLTLTQWASELLEGIGKVADLLDQAHGGDAHAQALAAQQAKVDDVSLTPSAQVLARMNEHQEGFVAFSLRQSRAHAETFREAPLDVATQQAYESTARDSLLEQSRLEQEEVGDFDLFVSAYQASILAISN, encoded by the coding sequence GTGAAGGAATACATCTTGAGCGACCTCTTCAACCGCCGCCTGAGCCTGCTCGGCGCCCATCTTCCCCTGCTCAAGCAGTGCCTGCACGGCATCGAGCGCGAGGGCCTGCGAGTCACCGACGAAGGTCGTCTGGCCCAGACGCCCCACCCGGAAGCCCTGGGGTCGGCGCTGACCAACGAGCAGATCACCACCGACTATTCCGAGTCGCTGCTGGAGTTCATCACCCCGGCGCTGGCCGACCCGGCCGAGGTGCTCGAAAAGCTCGACCAGATCCACCGCTTCGTCTACAGCAAGCTGTACAACGAATACCTGTGGAGCCCCTCGATGCCGTGCACCCTGCCGACCGAGGAGAACATCCCGATCGCCGAGTACGGCAGCTCCAACCTCGGCAAGCTCAAGCACGTCTACCGCAAGGGCCTGGCCCTGCGCTATGGCCGGACCATGCAGTGCATCGCCGGCATCCATTACAACTTCTCGTTGCCCGAGGCCCTGTGGCCGCTGTTGCGCGACGGGCAGGACACCGGCCAGAGCGACCGCGACTTCCAGTCGTCGGCCTACATCGCGCTGATCCGCAACTTCCGCCGCTACAGCTGGCTGCTCATGTACCTGTTCGGTGCATCGCCAGCGCTGGACGCCGGCTTCCTGCGCGACCGTGCGCATTCGCTCGAGACCTTCGACGCCAACACCCTCTACCTGCCATTCGCCACCAGCCTGCGCATGAGCGACCTGGGCTACCAGAGCAACGCCCAGGCCGGGCTCACGCCCTGCTACAACAACCTGGCCAGCTACACCGACAGCCTGCGCCGGGCCGTGGCGACGCCCTACCCGCCCTACGTCGAGGTCGGCACGCACCAGGATGGCGACTGGGTCCAGCTCAACACCAACATCCTGCAGATCGAGAACGAGTACTACTCGAACATCCGTCCCAAGCGGGTGACCTACCCCGGCGAGCGTCCGATCCAGGCGCTGATGGCGCGTGGCGTGCAGTACATCGAAGTGCGCTGCCTGGACATCAACCCCCTGCTGCCGGTCGGCATCGACCTGACCGAGGCACGGTTCCTGGACGCCTTCCTGCTGTATTGCGCGCTGCAGGACAGCCCGCTGTTCGAAGGGGACGAATGCCAGACCTGCACGCAGAACTTCCTGTCGGTGGTCAAGGAAGGTCGGCGCCCCGGTCTGGAGCTGCGCCGGGGTGAGGCGTCGTTGACACTGACGCAATGGGCGAGCGAACTGCTCGAAGGCATCGGCAAAGTGGCCGACCTGCTGGACCAGGCCCATGGCGGTGACGCCCATGCCCAAGCCCTGGCAGCGCAACAGGCCAAGGTCGACGACGTGTCGCTGACGCCTTCGGCCCAGGTACTGGCGCGCATGAACGAGCACCAGGAAGGCTTCGTGGCCTTCTCGCTGCGCCAGAGCCGTGCCCACGCCGAGACGTTCCGTGAAGCGCCGCTGGACGTCGCCACCCAGCAGGCCTACGAATCTACCGCCCGTGACTCGCTGCTCGAGCAATCGCGCCTGGAGCAGGAGGAAGTCGGTGACTTCGACCTGTTCGTCAGCGCCTACCAGGCGAGCATCCTGGCCATCAGCAACTGA
- a CDS encoding TetR family transcriptional regulator — MSRMSGPRKPRASSQARIDAILAAARTLLAESGVAGLSMYDVARLAGMPPSSVYHFFASVPALLEALTLDVHQAFRATLQAPVEAASLQTWHDLAKVIEQRMLERYQADAAARQLILVQHGLVEINQADRQHDVELGALMQALFDRHFQLPVLPDDVDVFALAMALSDRVYARSLQVHGAITPRMAEEGLRVFVAYVGVYLPPWLAKR; from the coding sequence ATGAGCCGGATGTCCGGCCCGCGCAAGCCGCGGGCCAGCAGCCAGGCGAGGATCGATGCCATCCTGGCGGCCGCTCGCACCTTGCTGGCCGAATCGGGCGTGGCCGGGTTGTCGATGTACGACGTGGCCCGGCTGGCCGGGATGCCGCCCTCCTCCGTCTATCACTTCTTCGCCAGCGTTCCCGCCCTGCTCGAGGCCTTGACCCTCGACGTGCATCAGGCCTTTCGCGCGACGCTGCAGGCGCCGGTGGAAGCCGCCTCGTTGCAGACCTGGCACGACCTGGCCAAGGTGATCGAACAGCGCATGCTCGAGCGCTACCAGGCCGATGCGGCAGCGCGGCAGCTCATCCTGGTGCAGCATGGCCTGGTCGAGATCAACCAGGCCGATCGGCAGCATGACGTGGAGCTGGGTGCATTGATGCAGGCCTTGTTCGATCGGCATTTCCAGTTGCCGGTCCTGCCCGATGACGTGGACGTGTTCGCGCTGGCGATGGCGTTGAGCGACCGGGTGTATGCGCGTTCGCTGCAGGTGCATGGCGCGATCACCCCGCGCATGGCCGAGGAAGGGTTGCGTGTGTTCGTGGCGTACGTGGGGGTGTACCTGCCGCCGTGGCTGGCCAAGCGCTAA
- a CDS encoding transporter — MTIKAINVRNQFKGTVKEILEGPVLSEIDVQTASGIVTSVITTRSVRELELVVGSEVIAFVKSTEVSIAKL, encoded by the coding sequence ATGACCATCAAAGCGATCAACGTCCGCAACCAGTTCAAAGGCACCGTGAAGGAAATCCTCGAAGGCCCGGTGCTGTCGGAAATCGATGTCCAGACCGCCTCCGGCATCGTGACCTCGGTCATCACCACCCGCTCCGTGCGCGAGCTGGAACTGGTGGTCGGGAGCGAGGTGATCGCCTTCGTCAAATCGACCGAAGTATCGATCGCCAAGCTGTAG
- a CDS encoding two-component system response regulator — translation MSSTATNAEGEKILIVDDDPGLSSLLERFFTSKGYRARAVPNVEQMDRLLAREVFNLIVLDLMLPGEDGLSACRRLRAGNNQIPIIMLTAKGDELSRIKGLELGADDYLAKPFNPDELVARVKAVLRRQATSVPGAPGSEDETVTFGDYELSLATRELKKGDEVHMLTTGEFAVLKALVMHAREPLTRDKLMNLARGREWDALERSIDVQISRLRRMIEPDPSKPRYIQTVWGVGYVFVPDGNAGK, via the coding sequence ATGAGCAGCACCGCAACCAACGCTGAAGGCGAAAAGATTCTCATCGTCGACGATGACCCGGGGCTGAGCAGCCTGCTGGAGCGCTTCTTCACCAGCAAGGGCTACCGTGCGCGCGCCGTCCCCAACGTGGAGCAGATGGACCGTCTGCTGGCCCGCGAAGTCTTCAATCTGATCGTGCTCGACCTCATGCTGCCGGGCGAGGATGGCCTCTCCGCCTGCCGTCGCCTGCGCGCGGGCAACAACCAGATCCCGATCATCATGCTCACCGCCAAGGGCGACGAGCTCAGCCGGATCAAGGGCCTGGAACTGGGGGCCGATGACTACCTGGCCAAACCGTTCAACCCCGACGAGCTGGTTGCCCGGGTCAAGGCCGTGCTGCGCCGTCAGGCCACCAGCGTCCCCGGTGCACCGGGCAGCGAGGACGAGACGGTCACCTTCGGCGACTACGAGCTGTCGCTGGCCACCCGCGAGCTGAAGAAGGGCGACGAAGTGCACATGCTCACCACCGGTGAGTTCGCCGTGCTCAAGGCCCTGGTCATGCACGCCCGTGAGCCGCTGACCCGCGACAAGCTGATGAACCTCGCCCGGGGTCGCGAGTGGGACGCGCTGGAGCGTTCTATCGACGTGCAGATCTCGCGCCTGCGGCGCATGATCGAGCCGGACCCGTCCAAGCCACGCTACATCCAGACGGTCTGGGGTGTCGGCTACGTCTTCGTGCCGGACGGAAACGCCGGCAAATGA
- a CDS encoding alkanesulfonate monooxygenase (catalyzes the release of sulfite from alkanesulfonates) — MSLEIFWFLPTHGDGKYLGTSDGARAVDHGYLQQIAQAADRLGFGGVLIPTGRSCEDSWLVAASLIPVTQRLKFLVALRPGIISPTVAARQAATLDRLSGGRALFNLVTGGDPDELAGDGLFLSHEERYQASVEFTRIWRKVLEGEVVDYDGQHLQVKGAKLLYPPVQQPRPPLYFGGSSEAAQDLAAEQVELYLTWGEPPAAVAEKIAQVRAKAAAQGRSVRFGIRLHVIVRETNDEAWQAAERLISHLDDDTIARAQASLARFDSVGQQRMAALHGGKRDQLEVSPNLWAGVGLVRGGAGTALVGDGPTVAARVKEYAALGIDTFIFSGYPHLEESYRVAELLFPHLDVQRPAAAASGGYVSPFGEMVANDILPTAAAQR, encoded by the coding sequence ATGAGTCTTGAAATATTCTGGTTCCTGCCCACCCACGGCGATGGCAAATACCTGGGGACGTCCGACGGTGCCCGTGCCGTCGACCACGGCTACCTGCAGCAGATCGCCCAGGCCGCCGACCGTCTTGGCTTCGGCGGGGTGCTGATCCCCACGGGGCGCTCCTGCGAAGATTCCTGGCTGGTGGCCGCCTCGCTGATCCCGGTCACCCAGCGACTCAAGTTCCTGGTCGCGCTGCGTCCCGGCATCATCTCGCCCACCGTGGCCGCACGGCAGGCCGCGACCCTGGACCGTCTGTCCGGCGGTCGCGCGCTGTTCAACTTGGTCACCGGCGGCGACCCGGACGAGCTCGCCGGCGACGGGCTGTTCCTGAGTCATGAGGAGCGCTACCAGGCGTCGGTCGAATTCACCCGCATCTGGCGCAAGGTGCTCGAAGGGGAGGTGGTCGACTACGACGGCCAGCACCTGCAGGTCAAGGGCGCTAAGCTGTTGTACCCACCGGTCCAGCAGCCGCGGCCGCCGCTGTATTTCGGTGGCTCTTCCGAAGCGGCCCAGGACCTGGCGGCCGAACAGGTCGAGCTGTACCTGACCTGGGGCGAGCCGCCGGCCGCCGTGGCCGAGAAGATCGCCCAGGTCCGTGCCAAGGCCGCCGCGCAAGGCCGCAGCGTACGCTTCGGCATCCGCCTGCACGTGATCGTGCGGGAAACCAACGACGAAGCCTGGCAGGCCGCCGAGCGGCTGATCTCGCACCTGGACGACGACACGATCGCCCGTGCCCAGGCTTCGCTGGCCCGCTTCGACTCGGTCGGCCAGCAGCGCATGGCGGCCCTGCACGGTGGCAAACGCGACCAGCTGGAAGTCAGCCCGAACCTGTGGGCCGGGGTCGGCCTGGTGCGCGGCGGTGCCGGCACGGCATTGGTCGGCGATGGGCCGACCGTGGCGGCGCGGGTCAAGGAATACGCCGCCCTGGGCATCGACACCTTCATCTTCTCGGGCTACCCGCACCTGGAAGAGTCGTATCGAGTGGCCGAGCTGCTGTTCCCGCACCTGGACGTGCAACGCCCGGCCGCAGCGGCCAGTGGCGGCTACGTGAGCCCGTTCGGCGAGATGGTCGCCAACGACATCCTGCCCACTGCCGCCGCACAGCGCTGA